The Kitasatospora setae KM-6054 genome contains a region encoding:
- a CDS encoding winged helix-turn-helix domain-containing protein: MSYAATATTSTPHLRAVRALPGLAPTAPEHRRPAPARQAVPTVPTVAPAPESLLAGLQDGAAVVAALPQSVLPQGLLAQLGAANSPLVGYLVLVPAEAPAPAAPTPVAAPAAPVAARPFTRPADNGISVDLDRRNAYVDGVLLDLTYLEFELLAHLTEHPHRVHTRDQLVHTVWGYGHVGDGRTVDVHVARLRRKLGAAYRDTIVTVRRVGYKYAPAA, encoded by the coding sequence ATGTCGTACGCCGCCACCGCCACCACCTCCACTCCGCACCTGCGCGCCGTCCGGGCGCTGCCGGGCCTCGCCCCGACCGCCCCCGAGCACCGCCGCCCCGCGCCGGCCCGCCAGGCCGTGCCGACCGTCCCGACCGTCGCCCCGGCCCCCGAGAGCCTGCTGGCCGGCCTCCAGGACGGCGCCGCCGTGGTCGCCGCCCTCCCGCAGTCCGTCCTCCCGCAGGGGCTGCTCGCGCAGCTCGGCGCGGCCAACTCCCCGCTGGTCGGCTACCTGGTGCTGGTCCCCGCGGAGGCCCCGGCCCCCGCCGCGCCCACCCCCGTCGCCGCCCCGGCCGCCCCCGTCGCCGCCCGCCCGTTCACCCGCCCCGCGGACAACGGCATCTCCGTCGACCTCGACCGCCGCAACGCGTACGTCGACGGCGTGCTGCTCGACCTCACCTACCTCGAGTTCGAGCTGCTCGCCCACCTCACCGAGCACCCGCACCGCGTCCACACCCGCGACCAGCTGGTCCACACGGTCTGGGGCTACGGCCACGTCGGTGACGGCCGCACCGTGGACGTCCACGTCGCCCGCCTGCGCCGCAAGCTCGGCGCGGCCTACCGCGACACCATCGTCACCGTCCGCCGGGTCGGCTACAAGTACGCGCCGGCCGCGTAG
- a CDS encoding IclR family transcriptional regulator: MPGSGTLPAPPSGAQAVHRALGLLHCFHDNGPDLSASELARRMGLSVSTAHRLARTLVATGFLDQDERTARYRLGPAVAELGQLTFHQRGLHLAGPELDRLARRTGATADLAIRSGPQAVILVGGSVLPSTGLGLRRPLHSTALGKVLLAWPSPTEPPLSGPLPAYTARTLTDSAALDAELALTRERGHALNDGESAAGVRTLAVPVLDHTATARFALAVRSTPAHLTDEALPRVLAHAHACAAALTVLLLPPDQR, encoded by the coding sequence ATGCCCGGCTCCGGAACCCTTCCCGCCCCGCCGAGCGGCGCGCAGGCGGTCCACCGGGCACTGGGCCTGCTGCACTGCTTCCACGACAACGGGCCCGACCTGAGCGCCTCCGAACTCGCCCGCCGGATGGGCCTGTCCGTCTCCACCGCGCACCGGCTGGCCCGCACCCTGGTCGCCACCGGCTTCCTCGACCAGGACGAGCGCACCGCCCGCTACCGGCTCGGCCCGGCCGTCGCCGAACTCGGCCAGCTCACCTTCCACCAGCGCGGCCTGCACCTGGCCGGCCCGGAGCTCGACCGGCTGGCCCGGCGCACCGGCGCCACCGCCGACCTGGCGATCCGCTCCGGCCCGCAGGCCGTCATCCTGGTCGGCGGCTCCGTCCTGCCCTCCACCGGTCTCGGCCTGCGCCGCCCGCTGCACTCCACCGCGCTCGGGAAGGTGCTGCTGGCCTGGCCCTCCCCCACCGAGCCGCCGCTGAGCGGGCCGCTGCCCGCCTACACCGCCCGCACCCTCACCGACTCCGCCGCGCTGGACGCCGAGCTCGCCCTGACCCGCGAGCGCGGCCACGCCCTCAACGACGGCGAGTCCGCGGCCGGCGTCCGCACCCTGGCCGTCCCCGTCCTCGACCACACCGCGACCGCCCGCTTCGCCCTCGCCGTCCGCTCCACCCCGGCCCACCTCACCGACGAGGCCCTGCCGCGCGTCCTGGCCCACGCCCACGCCTGCGCGGCGGCCCTGACCGTCCTCCTGCTGCCGCCGGACCAGCGCTGA
- a CDS encoding ABC transporter substrate-binding protein has product MSTPPAAPPYPDTLWFTRCPVPTATGIAADRGWLAEEFAAEGIAVRSLQDVPPEVAADHHYTHALTGLFREGGNVPALWARSRGERTRLIGLTWIEERQAILARADSGITSAGQLRGLRLAVPRHPIAIDFWRAMALAGHHGALASAGLGWEDVESVDVEAAPGGGQWEAELAALADGRVDAVYVKGALAVEAARRHGAVPAVELDALPDRRHRVNNGTPRPITVHQQLLDEQPELVARFLAVLLRAADWAADRPEDVARILGAETGAGPEGVAGAYAAGSHRTLHPDLSADRLELLARQEEFLHAHGFLADRVDVHAWADPAPLAAARALLAARS; this is encoded by the coding sequence ATGAGCACGCCCCCCGCCGCGCCGCCGTACCCCGACACCCTCTGGTTCACCCGCTGCCCGGTGCCGACCGCGACCGGCATCGCCGCCGACCGCGGCTGGCTGGCCGAGGAGTTCGCCGCCGAGGGCATCGCGGTCCGCTCGCTGCAGGACGTCCCGCCGGAGGTCGCCGCCGACCACCACTACACCCACGCGCTGACCGGCCTCTTCCGGGAGGGCGGCAACGTCCCGGCGCTGTGGGCGCGTTCGCGCGGCGAGCGGACCAGGCTGATCGGCCTGACCTGGATCGAGGAGCGCCAGGCGATCCTGGCCCGGGCCGACAGCGGCATCACCTCCGCCGGGCAGCTGCGCGGGCTGCGGCTCGCGGTGCCCCGGCACCCGATCGCGATCGACTTCTGGCGGGCGATGGCGCTGGCCGGCCACCACGGCGCGCTGGCCTCGGCCGGACTCGGCTGGGAGGACGTCGAGTCGGTCGACGTCGAGGCCGCGCCCGGCGGCGGCCAGTGGGAGGCCGAACTGGCCGCGCTGGCGGACGGCCGGGTGGACGCCGTGTACGTCAAGGGGGCGCTCGCCGTGGAGGCCGCGCGCCGCCACGGGGCGGTGCCCGCCGTGGAGTTGGACGCGCTGCCGGACCGCCGCCACCGGGTCAACAACGGCACCCCCCGCCCGATCACCGTGCACCAGCAACTCCTGGACGAGCAGCCCGAGTTGGTCGCCCGCTTCCTGGCCGTACTGCTGCGGGCCGCCGACTGGGCGGCCGACCGGCCGGAGGACGTCGCCCGGATCCTCGGCGCCGAGACCGGCGCCGGACCGGAGGGCGTCGCGGGCGCCTACGCGGCCGGCAGCCACCGCACCCTGCACCCCGACCTCTCCGCGGACCGCCTCGAACTGCTCGCGCGGCAGGAGGAGTTCCTGCACGCCCACGGCTTCCTCGCCGACCGGGTCGACGTCCACGCCTGGGCCGACCCCGCCCCGCTGGCCGCCGCCCGCGCCCTGCTCGCCGCCCGCTCCTGA
- a CDS encoding ABC transporter substrate-binding protein: MRTTVRRPLLAATALTAVAALALTACGSSAKDAGASADGKGGAQVVLRVPDPGNSGFLAKGKKDGSLDKALAAAHAKVVWTGSAGPFAPAAQALNADQLDVAQGSITSAVAALAQKPGFKLFAQIEPDVAGEGILVKNDSPIKEIKDLVGKKVAVSQGGTSEYLLLKALEKNGIPTDKVERVYLRADQTSGVFNSGQVDAWATWGTFSIPAIANANAHFLANGKAVGSDNYAIWAVRSGFAEKHPEVVKAFYGYLHENAAKEKADPAGYLNVFTDAGPTAVTPAEKEIAVDFGKQRAVDSPITDADAARFAVVAKFYADQGVTKSLVDVKPYLIDVNSLAGSGK; the protein is encoded by the coding sequence ATGCGCACCACCGTCCGCCGCCCGCTGCTCGCCGCCACCGCGCTGACCGCCGTCGCCGCGCTCGCCCTGACCGCCTGCGGCTCCTCCGCGAAGGACGCCGGGGCCTCCGCCGACGGCAAGGGCGGCGCCCAGGTGGTGCTGCGGGTGCCCGACCCCGGCAACTCCGGCTTCCTCGCCAAGGGCAAGAAGGACGGCTCGCTGGACAAGGCGCTGGCCGCCGCGCACGCCAAGGTGGTGTGGACCGGCAGCGCCGGCCCGTTCGCCCCCGCCGCGCAGGCCCTGAACGCCGACCAACTGGACGTCGCCCAGGGCTCGATCACCTCGGCCGTCGCCGCGCTCGCCCAGAAGCCCGGCTTCAAGCTGTTCGCGCAGATCGAGCCGGACGTCGCCGGCGAGGGCATCCTGGTGAAGAACGACTCGCCGATCAAGGAGATCAAGGACCTGGTCGGGAAGAAGGTCGCCGTCTCGCAGGGCGGCACCTCCGAGTACCTGCTGCTCAAGGCGCTGGAGAAGAACGGCATCCCGACCGACAAGGTCGAGCGGGTCTACCTGCGGGCCGACCAGACCTCCGGCGTGTTCAACTCCGGCCAGGTCGACGCCTGGGCGACCTGGGGCACCTTCTCGATCCCGGCCATCGCCAACGCGAACGCCCACTTCCTGGCCAACGGCAAGGCCGTCGGCAGCGACAACTACGCGATCTGGGCGGTGCGTTCGGGCTTCGCCGAGAAGCACCCCGAGGTGGTCAAGGCGTTCTACGGCTACCTGCACGAGAACGCCGCCAAGGAGAAGGCCGACCCGGCCGGCTACCTCAACGTGTTCACCGACGCCGGCCCGACCGCCGTCACCCCCGCCGAGAAGGAGATCGCCGTCGACTTCGGCAAGCAGCGCGCCGTCGACTCGCCGATCACCGACGCCGACGCCGCCCGGTTCGCCGTGGTCGCCAAGTTCTACGCCGACCAGGGCGTCACCAAGAGCCTGGTCGACGTCAAGCCCTACCTGATCGACGTCAACTCCCTGGCCGGGAGCGGAAAGTGA
- a CDS encoding ABC transporter permease, which translates to MTTSTEQARAAGLVAPRARATATRPRGVSLALRTLGPLALIAAWQISSATGALTPDVLASPGQVLQAVQELWGNGQLSDALSTSLTRAALGLLFGAGIGLVLGVVTGFFRLGEELLDSAVQVLRTVPFLALVPLFMVWFGITETAKIALIGVATSFPMYVSASGGVRNTDRKLVEAMRSFGLSRWAIVREVVLPGALPALLSGLRLSMTLSVIALIAAEEINSTEGIGYLMAQAQNFSRTDVLAVCILIYGLLGLAADGAVRVLERVLMPWRPTGARRGTGR; encoded by the coding sequence GTGACCACCAGTACCGAACAGGCCCGGGCCGCGGGGCTGGTCGCCCCGCGGGCCCGCGCCACCGCCACCCGGCCGCGCGGCGTCTCGCTCGCCCTGCGCACCCTGGGTCCGCTGGCCCTGATCGCCGCCTGGCAGATCTCCTCCGCGACCGGCGCCCTCACCCCCGACGTGCTCGCCTCGCCCGGCCAGGTCCTGCAAGCCGTCCAGGAGTTGTGGGGCAACGGGCAGCTGTCCGACGCGCTCTCCACCTCGCTGACCCGGGCCGCCCTCGGCCTGCTGTTCGGCGCCGGCATCGGCCTGGTGCTCGGCGTGGTCACCGGATTCTTCCGGCTCGGCGAGGAACTGCTCGACTCGGCGGTCCAAGTCCTGCGCACCGTACCGTTCCTGGCGCTGGTGCCGCTGTTCATGGTCTGGTTCGGCATCACCGAGACGGCGAAGATCGCGCTGATCGGCGTGGCCACCTCCTTCCCGATGTACGTCTCCGCGTCCGGCGGCGTCCGCAACACCGACCGCAAACTCGTCGAGGCGATGCGCAGCTTCGGCCTCTCCCGCTGGGCGATCGTCCGCGAGGTGGTGCTCCCCGGCGCGCTGCCCGCGCTGCTCTCCGGGCTGCGGCTGTCGATGACGCTCAGCGTGATCGCGCTGATCGCCGCCGAGGAGATCAACTCCACCGAGGGGATCGGCTACCTGATGGCCCAGGCGCAGAACTTCTCGCGCACCGACGTGCTCGCCGTCTGCATCCTGATCTACGGCCTGCTCGGCCTCGCCGCCGACGGCGCGGTCCGCGTCCTGGAACGCGTCCTGATGCCCTGGCGGCCCACCGGAGCACGACGGGGGACCGGACGATGA
- a CDS encoding ABC transporter ATP-binding protein, with translation MSATTTTTTTATTPAVHLRGLRRVFGTRAVLDGVDLDIARGEFVALLGASGTGKTTLLRILGALDRADEGTVLVPPSRTVVFQEPRLIPSKRVLGNVTVGLPRGAATKETGRRALAEVGLADHADAWPGTLSGGEAQRAALARALVREPELLLLDEPFAALDALTRLRMQDLVGELCRKHRPAVLLVTHDVDEAIRLADRVAVLRDGALVRDETVTVERPRDAADPDFAALRRRLLADLGVHQDSAAPHVNAAPHVTAAQHVN, from the coding sequence ATGAGCGCCACCACGACCACCACCACGACCGCGACCACCCCCGCCGTCCACCTCCGGGGCCTGCGCCGGGTGTTCGGCACCCGGGCCGTCCTGGACGGCGTCGACCTGGACATCGCCCGCGGCGAGTTCGTCGCCCTGCTCGGCGCCTCCGGCACCGGCAAGACCACCCTGCTGCGGATCCTCGGCGCGCTCGACCGCGCCGACGAGGGCACCGTGCTCGTGCCGCCCTCGCGCACCGTGGTGTTCCAGGAGCCCCGGCTGATCCCGTCCAAGCGGGTCCTCGGCAACGTCACCGTCGGCCTGCCGCGCGGCGCCGCCACCAAGGAGACCGGCCGCCGGGCCCTCGCCGAGGTCGGCCTCGCCGACCACGCCGACGCCTGGCCCGGCACCCTCTCCGGCGGCGAGGCCCAGCGCGCCGCCCTCGCCCGGGCCCTCGTCCGCGAACCCGAACTGCTGCTGCTCGACGAGCCGTTCGCCGCCCTGGACGCCCTCACCCGGCTGCGCATGCAGGACCTGGTCGGCGAGCTGTGCCGCAAGCACCGGCCGGCCGTCCTGCTGGTCACCCACGACGTGGACGAGGCGATCCGGCTCGCCGACCGGGTGGCCGTGCTGCGCGACGGCGCGCTCGTCCGGGACGAGACCGTCACCGTCGAACGCCCCCGGGACGCCGCCGACCCCGACTTCGCGGCGCTCCGCCGCCGCCTGCTCGCCGACCTCGGCGTGCACCAGGACTCCGCAGCACCGCACGTCAACGCAGCACCGCACGTCACCGCAGCACAGCACGTCAACTAG
- a CDS encoding ABC transporter substrate-binding protein: protein MTVIVGVHRSNPSLYHLARLDYLQQELAPLGESAEFHHYADGTKTGPYLADGTIDFGGTGSTPPITAQAAGHDIVYTAVSAPRPDHGALLVAADGPVHSVADLKGGTVVLGIGSWQTHLLAKALDQHGLSYRDDITAERPAGDEAERLADGRIAGWIAQGAELAAARRTGAFRELIRTGDVITDRSVFFARRDLAVQRPEVVAAIVTALQRADHWAAANPAEAAAIAAADQGGEAADWQTALAALPWRLEPATAEFVAEQQEAADIFHRVGFIERAVTVADIHLPELEQPVAAAVAAASPVAKEV from the coding sequence ATGACCGTCATCGTCGGTGTGCACCGCTCCAACCCGTCGCTCTACCACCTGGCCCGACTCGACTACCTCCAGCAGGAGTTGGCCCCGCTCGGCGAGAGCGCCGAGTTCCACCACTACGCGGACGGCACCAAGACCGGCCCCTACCTGGCCGACGGCACCATCGACTTCGGCGGCACCGGCTCCACCCCGCCGATCACCGCGCAGGCCGCCGGACACGACATCGTCTACACCGCCGTCTCCGCGCCCCGCCCCGACCACGGCGCGCTGCTGGTCGCCGCCGACGGCCCGGTGCACTCGGTCGCCGACCTCAAGGGCGGCACCGTGGTGCTCGGCATCGGCTCCTGGCAGACCCACCTGCTCGCCAAGGCCCTCGACCAGCACGGCCTCTCCTACCGCGACGACATCACCGCCGAGCGCCCGGCCGGCGACGAGGCCGAGCGGCTGGCCGACGGCCGGATCGCCGGCTGGATCGCCCAGGGCGCCGAACTCGCCGCCGCCCGCCGCACCGGGGCGTTCCGCGAGCTGATCCGCACCGGCGACGTCATCACCGACCGCTCGGTGTTCTTCGCCCGCCGCGACCTCGCCGTCCAGCGCCCCGAGGTGGTCGCCGCCATCGTCACCGCCCTCCAGCGCGCCGACCACTGGGCCGCCGCCAACCCCGCCGAGGCCGCCGCGATCGCCGCCGCCGACCAGGGCGGCGAGGCCGCCGACTGGCAGACCGCGCTCGCCGCCCTGCCCTGGCGACTGGAGCCCGCCACCGCCGAGTTCGTCGCCGAACAGCAGGAGGCCGCCGACATCTTCCACCGGGTCGGCTTCATCGAGCGCGCCGTCACCGTCGCCGACATCCACCTGCCCGAGCTGGAGCAGCCCGTCGCCGCCGCCGTCGCCGCCGCCTCCCCGGTCGCGAAGGAGGTCTGA
- a CDS encoding LLM class flavin-dependent oxidoreductase, whose translation MATEVLWYLIPREGHYPWEPEGRRPVDLGYLQHLAATVERLGYTGALLATDQYDVWTLGSALAAATGPGFQPLLAVHPGLVSPTLLAKMALSFEHLHGPGRLRFNVVNGSTNQLREYGLHVEHDDRYRLSAEYWSLVKRLTSGEVFDHEGEFYQLKNAGGSLRDLPPLREGRIPLWFGGSSPAGIEVAAEHVDVYLTWGEPPHLLKEKLEKVRERAAAHGRTLRLGLRLHLIVRDTEEQAWAAADRLLDVTSEATYARQLGGRADEDGVGWQRQFRQHGGKVPAHARELETHPNLWPGMSLFRPGPGTAVVGSTDQVVERLREYQELGVDTFILSGNPLLEEAYRVAETVLPKLHP comes from the coding sequence ATGGCCACCGAAGTCCTCTGGTACCTGATCCCCCGCGAGGGCCACTACCCGTGGGAGCCCGAAGGCCGCCGCCCGGTCGACCTCGGCTACCTCCAGCACCTGGCCGCCACCGTCGAACGCCTCGGCTACACCGGCGCGCTGCTCGCCACCGACCAGTACGACGTGTGGACGCTCGGCTCCGCGCTCGCCGCCGCCACCGGCCCCGGCTTCCAGCCGCTGCTCGCCGTCCACCCCGGCCTGGTCTCGCCCACCCTGCTGGCCAAGATGGCGCTCTCCTTCGAGCACCTGCACGGCCCCGGCCGGCTGCGCTTCAACGTGGTCAACGGCTCCACCAACCAGCTGCGCGAGTACGGCCTGCACGTCGAGCACGACGACCGCTACCGGCTCTCCGCCGAGTACTGGAGCCTGGTCAAGCGCCTCACCAGCGGCGAAGTCTTCGACCACGAAGGCGAGTTCTACCAGCTGAAGAACGCCGGCGGCTCGCTCCGCGACCTCCCGCCGCTGCGCGAGGGACGCATCCCGCTCTGGTTCGGCGGCTCCTCCCCGGCCGGCATCGAGGTCGCCGCCGAACACGTCGACGTCTACCTCACCTGGGGCGAACCCCCGCACCTGCTCAAGGAGAAGCTGGAGAAGGTCCGCGAGCGCGCCGCCGCCCACGGCCGCACCCTGCGGCTCGGCCTGCGCCTGCACCTGATCGTCCGCGACACCGAGGAGCAGGCCTGGGCCGCCGCCGACCGGCTGCTCGACGTCACCAGCGAGGCCACCTACGCCCGCCAGCTCGGCGGCCGGGCCGACGAGGACGGCGTCGGCTGGCAGCGCCAGTTCCGCCAGCACGGCGGCAAGGTCCCGGCCCACGCCCGCGAGCTGGAGACCCACCCCAACCTGTGGCCCGGCATGAGCCTGTTCCGGCCCGGCCCCGGCACCGCCGTGGTCGGCTCCACCGACCAGGTCGTCGAACGACTGCGCGAGTACCAGGAGTTGGGCGTCGACACCTTCATCCTCTCCGGCAACCCGCTGCTGGAGGAGGCCTACCGGGTCGCCGAGACCGTGCTGCCGAAGCTCCACCCCTGA
- a CDS encoding aldo/keto reductase, which yields MSFLPASDRYDSMTFRRAGRSGVQLPAVSLGLWHNFGDTQPLDVQRAVLRRAFDRGVTHFDLANNYGPPYGSAERNFGYLFAQDFRPFRDELFIASKAGWDMWPGPYGDGGSRKYLLASLDQSLGRMGLDYVDVFYSHRWDPTTPLEETMGALDTAVRSGRALYAAISNYPAEQHREAVAILRELGTPCLLNQASYSILNREPEQGLLDAVGETRTALIAYSPLAQGLLTDRYLSGDVPAGSRMSVGHFLKEEALTGAKLEQLRALAKVAEGRGQSLAQLALSWVLRDERVVSVIIGASSVRQLDQNLDALAAGPLTAEELAEIDRISR from the coding sequence ATGAGCTTCCTCCCCGCAAGCGACCGCTACGACTCGATGACCTTCCGCCGCGCCGGGCGCAGCGGCGTGCAGCTGCCCGCCGTCTCGCTCGGCCTGTGGCACAACTTCGGTGACACCCAGCCGCTGGACGTGCAGCGCGCGGTGCTGCGCCGGGCCTTCGACCGGGGGGTGACGCACTTCGACCTGGCGAACAACTACGGTCCGCCGTACGGCAGTGCGGAGCGCAACTTCGGCTACCTGTTCGCGCAGGACTTCCGTCCGTTCCGGGACGAGCTGTTCATCGCCTCGAAGGCGGGCTGGGACATGTGGCCGGGCCCGTACGGGGACGGCGGCAGCCGCAAGTACCTGCTGGCGAGCCTGGACCAGTCGCTGGGCCGGATGGGCCTGGACTACGTCGACGTCTTCTACTCGCACCGGTGGGACCCGACCACCCCGCTGGAGGAGACGATGGGGGCGCTGGACACGGCGGTGCGCTCGGGCCGGGCGCTGTACGCGGCGATCTCCAACTACCCGGCGGAGCAGCACCGGGAGGCGGTGGCGATCCTGCGCGAGCTGGGGACGCCGTGCCTGCTGAACCAGGCGAGCTACTCGATCCTGAACCGGGAGCCGGAGCAGGGGTTGCTGGACGCGGTGGGCGAGACGCGGACCGCGCTGATCGCCTACTCGCCGCTGGCGCAGGGCCTATTGACGGACCGTTACCTGTCGGGTGACGTGCCGGCCGGGTCGCGGATGTCGGTGGGCCACTTCCTGAAGGAGGAGGCGCTGACCGGCGCGAAGCTGGAGCAGCTGCGGGCGCTGGCGAAGGTCGCGGAGGGGCGCGGGCAGAGCCTGGCGCAGTTGGCGCTGTCCTGGGTGCTGCGGGACGAGCGGGTGGTGTCGGTGATCATCGGCGCGTCGAGCGTGCGGCAGTTGGACCAGAACCTGGACGCGCTGGCGGCCGGTCCGCTGACCGCCGAGGAGCTGGCGGAGATCGACCGGATCAGCCGGTAG
- a CDS encoding group III truncated hemoglobin: MTPPDTAKPDITSRADLEHALRLFYRAAFADPLIGPHFTQIARLDLERHLPRITDFWESALLRTASYRGNALAPHAALHAAAPLTAAHFGRWVQLWRATLDGRHAGPVTERAKAQSQRIAVAMLRRLGEPDTGGGSGGFVPLTAVRLASGGAAP, translated from the coding sequence GTGACACCGCCGGACACCGCCAAACCGGACATCACCAGCCGGGCCGACCTCGAACACGCCCTCCGGCTGTTCTACCGCGCCGCCTTCGCCGACCCGCTGATCGGCCCGCACTTCACCCAGATCGCCCGCCTCGACCTGGAGCGCCACCTCCCCCGCATCACCGACTTCTGGGAGAGCGCCCTGCTGCGCACCGCCTCCTACCGCGGCAACGCGCTCGCCCCGCACGCCGCGCTGCACGCCGCCGCCCCGCTCACCGCCGCCCACTTCGGCCGCTGGGTCCAACTCTGGCGCGCCACCCTCGACGGCCGCCACGCCGGCCCCGTCACCGAACGCGCCAAGGCCCAGTCGCAGCGCATCGCCGTCGCCATGCTGCGCCGCCTCGGCGAACCCGACACCGGCGGCGGCAGCGGCGGCTTCGTCCCGCTCACCGCCGTCCGGCTGGCCTCCGGCGGCGCCGCGCCCTGA
- a CDS encoding MFS transporter, whose translation MADAPPTPLYRNPDYQRLWLAHALSAFGSQATYIALPLVLLAATHSITDFGLVTFAEIVSSLFAGFPAGVLVDRLSRRTVMLFCDLARTAAFALFALVVLADRVNLPVAVGLAVLNSLLGAPFGPAASAALRHVVPRGQLTTAVSMAQARSAVATLAGPMLGAALYAVTPVLPFVVDAASFAASALCVLFVRLPREAPGAGRPRAERPPFLKDLTTGLVEVRRSAFLRYTLVNAALVNFVFSGIVVVLVAEGARSGPGGSYHNGLIIAMSGAGNLVGALFSARAGRTLAPRTLVLAVCWSTALLTPLLALGYGVLFTALVIGLCGLTSPAANAVISAARLHSVPDHLLGRVQTACGIAPALFVPFGPLASGVLLDHFAGSTVLLLNAGVLLLLAAYSTVSGGLRRIPDLREPRASEGPAPEPADRTPKGRLAEPHPVAGT comes from the coding sequence GTGGCTGACGCCCCGCCCACCCCGCTGTACCGCAATCCCGACTACCAGCGCCTGTGGCTCGCCCACGCGCTGTCCGCGTTCGGCTCGCAGGCGACGTACATCGCGCTGCCCCTGGTCCTGCTGGCGGCGACCCACTCGATCACCGACTTCGGGCTGGTCACCTTCGCGGAGATCGTCTCCTCGCTGTTCGCCGGCTTCCCGGCCGGGGTGCTGGTCGACCGGCTGAGCCGCCGCACCGTGATGCTGTTCTGCGACCTGGCCCGGACCGCCGCGTTCGCGCTGTTCGCGCTGGTGGTGCTCGCCGACCGGGTGAACCTGCCGGTCGCGGTGGGGCTGGCGGTGCTCAACAGCCTGCTCGGCGCGCCGTTCGGGCCGGCCGCGTCGGCGGCGCTGCGGCACGTGGTGCCGCGCGGCCAGTTGACCACCGCGGTGTCGATGGCCCAGGCCCGTTCGGCGGTCGCCACGCTGGCCGGGCCGATGCTGGGGGCGGCGCTGTACGCCGTGACGCCGGTGCTGCCGTTCGTGGTCGACGCGGCCTCGTTCGCGGCGTCCGCGCTGTGCGTGCTGTTCGTCCGGCTGCCGAGGGAGGCGCCGGGGGCGGGCCGGCCGCGGGCCGAACGGCCGCCGTTCCTCAAGGACTTGACGACCGGGCTGGTGGAGGTGCGGCGCAGCGCGTTCCTGCGGTACACGCTGGTGAACGCGGCGCTGGTGAACTTCGTGTTCAGCGGCATCGTGGTGGTGCTGGTCGCGGAGGGCGCGCGCTCCGGGCCGGGCGGCAGCTACCACAACGGGCTGATCATCGCGATGTCGGGCGCGGGCAACCTGGTCGGTGCGCTCTTCTCGGCGCGGGCCGGGCGCACCCTCGCCCCGCGCACCCTGGTGCTGGCGGTGTGCTGGAGCACGGCGCTGCTGACGCCGCTGCTGGCGCTCGGCTACGGGGTGCTGTTCACCGCGCTGGTGATCGGCCTGTGCGGGCTGACCTCGCCGGCCGCGAACGCGGTGATCTCGGCGGCCCGGCTGCACTCCGTCCCCGACCACCTGCTGGGGCGGGTGCAGACGGCCTGCGGCATCGCGCCCGCGCTGTTCGTCCCGTTCGGCCCGCTGGCCAGCGGCGTGCTGCTGGACCACTTCGCCGGGTCCACCGTGCTGCTGCTGAACGCGGGCGTCCTGCTGCTGCTGGCCGCGTACAGCACGGTGAGCGGCGGCCTGCGCCGCATCCCGGACCTGCGCGAGCCCCGGGCGTCCGAGGGGCCGGCGCCGGAGCCGGCCGACCGTACGCCGAAGGGTCGGCTCGCGGAGCCGCATCCGGTGGCCGGCACCTGA
- a CDS encoding class III lanthipeptide codes for MSEILKLQNLSVADTDEGELNEWSTISNYCHSKIEEDAV; via the coding sequence ATGTCCGAGATCCTGAAGCTGCAGAACCTGTCCGTCGCCGACACCGACGAGGGCGAGCTCAACGAGTGGAGCACCATCTCCAACTACTGCCACAGCAAGATCGAAGAGGACGCGGTCTGA
- a CDS encoding class III lanthipeptide, which yields MSEILKLQNLSVADTDEGELNDWSTISNHCGSKIEEDAV from the coding sequence ATGTCCGAGATCCTGAAGCTGCAGAACCTGTCCGTCGCCGACACCGACGAGGGCGAGCTCAACGACTGGAGCACCATCTCCAACCACTGCGGCAGCAAGATCGAAGAGGACGCGGTCTGA
- a CDS encoding class III lanthipeptide, producing MSEILKLQNLSVTDTDEGELNDWSTISNHCGSKIDEEAL from the coding sequence ATGTCCGAGATCCTGAAGCTGCAGAACCTGTCCGTCACCGACACCGACGAAGGCGAGCTCAACGACTGGAGCACCATCTCCAACCACTGCGGCAGCAAGATCGACGAAGAAGCGCTCTGA
- a CDS encoding class III lanthipeptide, with protein sequence MSEVLKLQNLSVADSDEGELNEWSTISNYCGSKIDEEAL encoded by the coding sequence ATGTCCGAGGTCCTGAAGCTGCAGAACCTGTCGGTCGCCGACAGCGACGAGGGCGAGCTCAACGAGTGGAGCACCATCTCCAACTACTGCGGCAGCAAGATCGACGAAGAAGCGCTCTGA